In Candidatus Nezhaarchaeota archaeon, the sequence CCTAACAGATCTTGAGGTGTACAAGGACCCGTGGAGGTGGGAACGAGGGAGCGTGATTGAGTTCAATGATAGAATTTACGGTAAGGTACACATACCGGGGGTTCCGATACATATGTCGGCAACGCCAGCTAAGACGAAGTGGCTTGCAAGACCAGTCGGTTACCACAATAAGTTGATACTTAAGAAGTGGCTTGGATACAGCGATGAAGAGATAGCAAAGCTTGAGAAGGAAGGGGTTATAGGCTACTGGGATCAGCATCCAGGCATGTGCCCGCCCGATACTTGGAGTCTTGATAACGACCCAGTGTTTAGAGGTGAGAAGGATGAGTATGAGTAGGAGAGACGAACTACTAGCAAAGCTCTTCGCTGCTGAAGGCAAGCCTTCAGTGCTAGAAGGAATTAAGGTAGTAGAGTTATCGAAGTCTAATCTCGCGGGATCAATGGTAGGTGCCATGTTGAGGGAGTTAGGCGCTGAAGTTGTGAAGGTTGAGCCTCAAGGTGGAGATCCTGCTAAGGACTACTCACCGTACGGCGTCAATGTGAAGGGTCTCGGAATACCCTACCTCATTGAGAATTTAGGTAAGAAGATCGTCCATTTAGACCTGGAGCAAGAGGATGATAGGGAGGAGCTAAGGAAACTCCTGGTTTCGTGTGATGTTATAATTGATGCGCTTAAACCTGGATATTTAGACTCACTTAAGTTAGGCTATCGAGACATCTCACGTGAGAACCAGAGAGTCATATACGTTGCAATCTCACCTTACGGGCATTTTTCAGAGAAGGCTAAAGAGTTTCTTAATGTCCCAGACTCTGATTTAACTGCTCAATCCTATAATGGATACCCGTCTATCATAGGAAATCCTAGCGTAAGACCAGCTCCATTACGTGCAGGTGTTTGGGCTGCATGGATGATGGCAGCTATCTCCGCGATTGTGGGGACACTATTAGCTCTATATGAAAGGTTAAGGAGTGGTAAGGGGCAGTTCGTAGACATCGCCACTCACGAAACGCTAGCAGCAATACACATGTACCCAATTTTAGTAGGCTTTCTATTTGGCAGGTCTAGACCTCAGTACGGCTTCATAGACTACATTCTCTACCCCTTTGGCATCTATAAGGTTAAGGATGGTTACATAACCATAGCTACGCCATTCGACACTGATTTCAGAGCCCTCCTGAAAGTTATTAAGAGGTGGGATTTAGAGCCCGACTGGAGGTACGCTATCGATAGAGTGACGGACGACATTGATCGAATAGTTGAGCTTGAAAAGGAGCTAAAAAAGGAGCTAATGAAGTACTCTGCTCGTGAGCTAATTAAAAAGGCTACAAGGCGCGCAGTGCTACCGATGTTTAGGAGGCTTGTGGGCAGGCCAGTTGTAGTTAGATCCTACACACTCAAAGAAGCTATTGGTGAGAAGCATTGGTACATTAGGGGCTCATTATTTAAGGTAAGTGTAAATGGCAAAGAACTAATGATTCCGAACTCACCCTTCAGGATGTCAGAGACGCCTGGTAAGGTACCGGTTGAAAGGCTTAAAGACATACTTCAATGAGCTCCGCTTTGGTGGTGCTGAGTGAAGTAAGCTGTCTTCTTAATCTCCTCGACTGCAGGTGATGTTGAAGGTCTGATTTCTATATCAACTCATCTTGAGGCTGACTTATTAGTGGCGTATCTTGACAGTTTTTTCTTCTCTATCTCAGCTTGAGAGGCTAGTGTGATGATAGCTTTAGCAGCTCTTTCAGGCGTGTAATAGTTTGGTACGAGATTTTTGCTGAAAAGCCTTAAGACCTCCTCAAACTCTATTGCCTTGAAGCCAAACGGCATAGCCCATGCAACGATTATAGGTTTCTGATAGCGCTCAATCGCATCAACTATTAGCTCTGCCACTTCAATTTGATATAAAACGAGAGGTGGTGTCACCATGATTACATCTATGTTAGGGTCGGAGCACACTGCCTCTAAAACCCTCTCGCTTAAACTCACATCTTCAAAGGCTGAGGCAGTCAAATCCACTGGGTTTGAAGCCGAGGCGAAGGGAGGGAGAATCTTTCTAAGCTTATCTATGTTGTCGTTGGTTAGTTTGGGGACCAATAATCCGAGCTCTTCACAAGCATCTGCTGCTACAACTGCGAAACCGCCAGAAACCGATATTATGCCAACTCTATTGCCTTTTGGTCTTAGTGGGCAAGCCAGGGCCATTGACAGGTCATAGAGCTCCTCAAATGTTTTAGCTTGAATTATTCCAGCTTGCTTACAGGCAGCATTCCAGACATCTATGGAGCCAGCTAAAGCAGCTGTGTGAGATCTTGCCGCCATCTTTCCAGATCCTGTTCTACCAGCTTTGAGAGCTACTAGAGGCTTAATAGTTGAGCTACAGAGCTCCAAGAACCTCCTACCATCCCTAACAGCCTCAATATACATAGCTACCACGCTAGTCTCCGGGTCCTCAATAAAGTACTCGAGACAATCGTTCAAGGTCGTTACGGCCTCATTACCAGTACTGATTGCCTTGCTCACATGAAAGCCCCTCGCGACAGATAAGGCTAAGAAGCTTTCAAGAAGCCCTCCACTATGAGATATGAAAGCTATTTTACCTGGTTCTTTGGGTACCGGTATACCGATTGCAGTGTTTAAGCCTATTGAGGGGTTCACTACACCGAGACAGTTTGGCCCAACAATGATCATCCCTGTCTCCTCAGCTATTCTGCGCATCTCAACTTCCATTCTCCTCCCTTCATCACCCCTAGACTCAGAGAAGCCGCCTGCAAATATCACTGCTACCTTCACACCCTTTGCTCCACACTCCTTCAGAACATTGATGGTTGAGTATGCACTCACTGATATTAAGGCGAAATCCACTTCATCAGGGATGTCTGATATTCTAGCGTAACACTTCACTCCAAGTAGCTCCCTACCAGCAAGCCTAGGATTAACTGGGTAAACGTTGCCTTCATAGCCACCCCCCACGAGATTCATTACGAATAGGTATCCGGGGCTTATCGGGTTATCCGATGCACCTACTATTGCCACACTGTTTGGATAGAAGAGCGGCTTTAGCTTCTCCATCTTCATTGCTGACCACCCGAGGTTGTAGGGAAGGGTGTATGTTATAAAAAAGCTTATATCTGTTATGACGGAGGTGTTTGATGATCCCCCTTGAACCCGATAATAGCTAAGGCATTAAATGAGGGTAGAGACCTGCTCTTGGAGCCTGAAGCTAAGGAGCTCTGCTCTAGTTATGGGATCCCAGTGCCTAAATTGAAGATTGCAAGGAGCATTGAGGAGGCTGTTAAAGCAGCTGAGGAGATAGGTTTACCTGTAGTAGTTAAGGTGGTCTC encodes:
- a CDS encoding CoA transferase; amino-acid sequence: MSMSRRDELLAKLFAAEGKPSVLEGIKVVELSKSNLAGSMVGAMLRELGAEVVKVEPQGGDPAKDYSPYGVNVKGLGIPYLIENLGKKIVHLDLEQEDDREELRKLLVSCDVIIDALKPGYLDSLKLGYRDISRENQRVIYVAISPYGHFSEKAKEFLNVPDSDLTAQSYNGYPSIIGNPSVRPAPLRAGVWAAWMMAAISAIVGTLLALYERLRSGKGQFVDIATHETLAAIHMYPILVGFLFGRSRPQYGFIDYILYPFGIYKVKDGYITIATPFDTDFRALLKVIKRWDLEPDWRYAIDRVTDDIDRIVELEKELKKELMKYSARELIKKATRRAVLPMFRRLVGRPVVVRSYTLKEAIGEKHWYIRGSLFKVSVNGKELMIPNSPFRMSETPGKVPVERLKDILQ
- a CDS encoding CoA-binding protein, translated to MKMEKLKPLFYPNSVAIVGASDNPISPGYLFVMNLVGGGYEGNVYPVNPRLAGRELLGVKCYARISDIPDEVDFALISVSAYSTINVLKECGAKGVKVAVIFAGGFSESRGDEGRRMEVEMRRIAEETGMIIVGPNCLGVVNPSIGLNTAIGIPVPKEPGKIAFISHSGGLLESFLALSVARGFHVSKAISTGNEAVTTLNDCLEYFIEDPETSVVAMYIEAVRDGRRFLELCSSTIKPLVALKAGRTGSGKMAARSHTAALAGSIDVWNAACKQAGIIQAKTFEELYDLSMALACPLRPKGNRVGIISVSGGFAVVAADACEELGLLVPKLTNDNIDKLRKILPPFASASNPVDLTASAFEDVSLSERVLEAVCSDPNIDVIMVTPPLVLYQIEVAELIVDAIERYQKPIIVAWAMPFGFKAIEFEEVLRLFSKNLVPNYYTPERAAKAIITLASQAEIEKKKLSRYATNKSASR